A region of the Flintibacter sp. KGMB00164 genome:
GGCGGAGAGAGGGATATGGGTGGGCAGCTTGGCCTTCCCGGTCTGGGAGGTAATGGCCGCAGCGATGACAGTGGGGCTGTGGCGGTTTCCGGTGTCGTTCTGCACGATGAGCACCGGACGCACGCCGCCCTGTTCACTGCCCACCACCGGGCTGAGATCGGCGTAAAAAATGTCGCCTCGTTTCACACTGTTGTCCACGTACATTCACACTCCGCTGGAAAATAGTACGCGTTACAGGGCCTTCCCGGTCCTTTATGTAACGCTGTACTATGATTCTCCCACGGGTCGGAGGGGATTATACGTCGCCGGGGTCAGAAAATTTTCGCCTCCGCGCCTTCCCTGCCGCAGGCGGACAGCCTGCCGCTCCACACCATCCTATGCCGCCCAAAGGCGTCTGGGCACTCAGGGCAGATAGACTCGGGGAACGCGGGGATTGAGGTCGCAGAGAAGCTCGTAGACAATGGTGCCCGTCAAGTCGGCCGCTTTTTCAGTCAGTTCCGGACCGTAGACCAGCGCGATGTCGCCCGGCTTCACGTCGGGCAGATCGGTGACGTCCACCATACACATATCCATGCACACCCGGCCCACAATGGGACAGAGAACACCGTGGATCTCCATAACCATGTGGTTGGACAGGCTGCGGGGATAGCCGTCACCGTAACCGATGGGCACCACCGCCAGCTTGGAATCCCGCTTCAAAACGGCAGTTCTGCCGTAGCTGACACAGGTACCGGCAGGCAGCTCTCGCACAGCGGCGATGCGGCTTTTCACCGTCATCACCGGACGCAGGCCCGGGCCGTCCAGCCCCTCCATCTCAGGAGCGGGATAGTAGCCGTACAGGGCAATGCCGGGGCGCACCATGTCCATATGGGTACAGGGATAGTTTAGCACAGCCCCGCTGGCCCCGCAATGGCAAATTTGAAAGGTAACACCAATCTTTTCCAGGGCCTGCTTAGCATCCAAAAGCTTGGTGAGCTGCCCCATGGTATACTCCTCGCTGCTGTCGGCGTCGGCAAAATGGGTGAACATCCCCTCCGCCTTCAGGCCGGGCAGGGCGCACAGCCTGGCGATCTCCCGGGCGGTCTGTTCCCCCTGCCAAAGGAAACCCAGGCGGCTCATGCCGGTGTCCAGCTTCACATGGATGGTCAGCGTCTTTCCCGCCGCCACCGCTGCATCCGAGAGAGCCTGTCCGGTGGCCAGATCCCCCACCGCCTGGGTCACCTGATACTCCAGCAGCATGGGGGCCAGCTCCACAGGGGTGTTGCCCAGGCACAGGATAGGCAGGGTGATCCCCGCCTGACGCAGCTCCCTGGCCTCGTCCACACAGGCCACCGCCAGCATGTCGGCCCCCAGCTGCTCCAGCTTTTGGGCCACCGGTATCGCTCCGTGGCCATAGGCGTTGGCCTTGCACACGCCCAAAAACCGGCAGCCCGCAGGCAGCATGGCGCGCAGAGCCCGGTAGTTATGTTCCAGGGCGGACAGGTCGATCTCCGCCCAGGTTCTCATCTTTGTGGTGTCCATCTTTGATTCCTTCTTTATATCTTTGTAAATTCCGTGATCTCACAGGTAATGACCCGCCGTCCGTCCTGGCTGATCTCCCCGCCGGTGAGGGCGTGGGTCTGGGCGTCAAAGTACAAGGTCACCTCCCGCCCGGTACCGGCATCCTCCTCCGGGTCGGTGCAGTGCACCTCCAGCACCCCGTCAGCCAGTGTACACCGGTCGATGTATTGGGTGCGGGCGTACTCCACCAGGGTGGGCAGAGCGCTCACCGGGGAAAGGCTCTCCCCGTCCAGAAATCCAGTCTCCAGGCTCAGGTCCTCATACTCCAGAGTACCCTCGTCCCCATCGATACGGGCGGTGACCCCTGCGAGTATCTCCGGCTCCCAGATGACCACGGTGGTCTCCTCCCCGTCGCTGGTAACGGACAGGGTAAAGTCATAGACCCGCTGGCCGTAGTCTGCGTTCACCTGGGCCTGGAGGGAGTAGCCGGTCATGGCCATATACTCCCCGCGAATGGCTACCGCTAGGGCCTCCGCCCCGGTCTCACCCTCTTGCCCGCCGCCGCAGCCTGTCAGCAGCAGGAGCATCATTGGTAGGAAAAGCAGCCGTTTTTTCACGCTGTTCCCTCCAAAATGGTTGATTCAGATTTCTGTCTGAGAGCACTCCAGCAGCACCTGGGGAATGGTGTCCAGCAGGTCGCTGGGGAGCATGGCATACTCCCCAAACTTCTGGGCGCACTTGTCCCCCGCCTTTCCGTGGAACCACACCGCCCAGGCAGCCAGCTCCGAGAGGTCCGTGTACTGCCCTACCAAATGCTTCTGCCCCCACAGGGCGGCGATCATACCGGACAGCACATCTCCCGAGCCCCCTTTTGCCATGCCCGGGTTGCCGGTCCCGCAGATCCAGCACTGGCCGGAAGGGGCGGCGGTCACCGTTCCGTGGCCTTTCAGTACCACGGTACAGTGATGCGCTTTGGCAAAGGAGCGGGCAGCGCTCAGCCGGTCCGTCACCGGCAGAGAAGTACCGGTGAGCCGTGCATACTCCCCAGCGTGGGGGGTGAGGACGGTGGGGGCGGAGCGTTTGTCCAGAATATCTATATGCCCACACAGGGCATTTATGCCATCGGCGTCCAGCACCACAGGGATGTCCAGGTCCTCCAGCAGGGCGCGCACCAGCTTCTCGGTCTTGGGGTGGCGGCCCAGGCCGGGGCCGATGAGAGCCACGTCGCAGCCCCTTGCCTTCTCCAGAATTTCTTCGTACTTCTCCGGCAGAGGGAAGGGCATAGCCTCGTCACACTTGACGGCTAGGATGGGGTAGATCTCCCGGGGCACACCCAAAAAGACCAGTCCCGCTCCCGTGCGCAGAGCTGCCCGGGCGGCCAGGTTGGGCGCGCCGGTGTAGCCCTCGCTCCCTGCCAGGATGAAGATCTTGCCAAAGTCCCCCTTGTGGCCATCCACCGGGCGGCTGGGCAGATTGCGGCACACGTCTCCGGACATGCTCCAGCTTTGCTCCGGAGCGCGCCAAATCTGACAGTTGAGCACCTCCCAAGGGATGCCAATATCAACGGCACGAACCTCTCCGGCCCGTCCTGCGCCGGCATCCAGATAAAGGCCCGGCTTGGCACAGGTGAAGGTGACGGTCACCTTGGCCTGGACCGCGTCCCCCAGAATTTCTCCTGTGTCCCCGTGTACCCCGGAGGGCAGGTCGCAGGAGACCACCGGGGTGCGCATCCGGTTGAGCCACTGCACCAGGGTCAGAAATTCCCCCGCCAGAGGGCGCTGAAGTCCCACCCCAAACAGGGCGTCCACAAAGCAGTCGCAGGTGGACATCCAGACGGTGGTGCGCTGGTCATTGAGATCCAGGGATTCCAACTCGCCACCGGTCTCTCTCAACTTTTCCTCCATAGCCCGCTCGTCCGGCGTCATCTTTGCCCGGTCTCCCACCAGGAAGGCCCGGACCCGGTATCCTACCTCCAGCAAGATCCGGGCGGCGGCCACGCCGTCCCCGCCGTTGTTGCCCGGTCCGCAGAAAATGCCGATGCGCTGGGTGGGATCGGTGTTTCTGGACTCCACAATGGAGCGCAGCTCCTCCATCTCCCGCTGCTCCTCGGGAGTGGGTTCTTCTCCTGTCTTGGTCATAAAGCCGATGCAGGCGGGCCCATCCGCGCCTTTGGGCTTTTTCGCCGGACCCACCAGATCCATCACCGCCTGGGCTACCGCCTGGGCGGCGTTCTCCATCAGCTCCAGGGATGGAATGCCCCGCTCCTCAATGGCAATGCGGTCCAGTTCCTTCATCTGTGCCGTGCTGGCCAGAATCTCCATGCTGCCGCGCTCCTTTCTTCCGGGCCGTTTTTGCACATTGTACCACGTTTCTGTGGATAAAAAAAGTGGGACGCCCAAGGCGCCCCACAAAATGTTTACTTCAAAAATCCGTTGACGATCTGCTCCTCGGCTTCCTTCTCGGTGAGACCCAGGGTCATCAGCTTGATGAGCTGCTCGCCGGCGATCTTGCCGATGGCGGCCTCGTGGATGAGCTCGGCGTCCACACAGTTGGCGGTCACCTCGGGGATCGCGGCCACCACGCCGTTGTCCATGATGATAGCGTCACACTCAGAGTGGCCGTGGCACTTGGCGTTGCCGTTGATGCGGGCCAGGAACACCTGCTTGGAGTCCTCCCGGGCCACAGAGCGGGAAATGACGTTGGTGTGGCAGTCCTCACCGTTCAGGTCCACGGTAAAGTCGGACTTGGCCAGCTGCTTGCCGTGGGTCATCACCTTCTCCTTGATGATCAGAGTGGAACGGGGGCCCAGGGTGGCCTTGGTGGTGCGGATGGTGGAGTCCACGCCCTTGATCTGGGTAGTCTCCATCTCCATGTAGCTGCCCTCGTCCATCTCCACCACGGTGGTGGGGTTCATGATGTTCTCGCCCATGCCGTCGCCCTCGCCGTAGTGGCGCTCCACATAGCGCACCCGGGCGTTCTTGCCCACGTAGAAGGTGTGGATGCCGGAGTGCTCGGAGTTCTGCACGCCGCAGTTGTGGATACCGCAGCCGGCCACGATGGTGACGTCGC
Encoded here:
- a CDS encoding SufD family Fe-S cluster assembly protein, with amino-acid sequence MDAIQKSLLEQVADLHEVPEGAYNIRANGQKAARNTTANIDIVSKEDKDGIDIIIKPGTKNESVHIPVVLSQSGLQETVYNDFFIGEDCDVTIVAGCGIHNCGVQNSEHSGIHTFYVGKNARVRYVERHYGEGDGMGENIMNPTTVVEMDEGSYMEMETTQIKGVDSTIRTTKATLGPRSTLIIKEKVMTHGKQLAKSDFTVDLNGEDCHTNVISRSVAREDSKQVFLARINGNAKCHGHSECDAIIMDNGVVAAIPEVTANCVDAELIHEAAIGKIAGEQLIKLMTLGLTEKEAEEQIVNGFLK
- a CDS encoding NAD(P)H-hydrate dehydratase; amino-acid sequence: MEILASTAQMKELDRIAIEERGIPSLELMENAAQAVAQAVMDLVGPAKKPKGADGPACIGFMTKTGEEPTPEEQREMEELRSIVESRNTDPTQRIGIFCGPGNNGGDGVAAARILLEVGYRVRAFLVGDRAKMTPDERAMEEKLRETGGELESLDLNDQRTTVWMSTCDCFVDALFGVGLQRPLAGEFLTLVQWLNRMRTPVVSCDLPSGVHGDTGEILGDAVQAKVTVTFTCAKPGLYLDAGAGRAGEVRAVDIGIPWEVLNCQIWRAPEQSWSMSGDVCRNLPSRPVDGHKGDFGKIFILAGSEGYTGAPNLAARAALRTGAGLVFLGVPREIYPILAVKCDEAMPFPLPEKYEEILEKARGCDVALIGPGLGRHPKTEKLVRALLEDLDIPVVLDADGINALCGHIDILDKRSAPTVLTPHAGEYARLTGTSLPVTDRLSAARSFAKAHHCTVVLKGHGTVTAAPSGQCWICGTGNPGMAKGGSGDVLSGMIAALWGQKHLVGQYTDLSELAAWAVWFHGKAGDKCAQKFGEYAMLPSDLLDTIPQVLLECSQTEI
- the alr gene encoding alanine racemase; amino-acid sequence: MDTTKMRTWAEIDLSALEHNYRALRAMLPAGCRFLGVCKANAYGHGAIPVAQKLEQLGADMLAVACVDEARELRQAGITLPILCLGNTPVELAPMLLEYQVTQAVGDLATGQALSDAAVAAGKTLTIHVKLDTGMSRLGFLWQGEQTAREIARLCALPGLKAEGMFTHFADADSSEEYTMGQLTKLLDAKQALEKIGVTFQICHCGASGAVLNYPCTHMDMVRPGIALYGYYPAPEMEGLDGPGLRPVMTVKSRIAAVRELPAGTCVSYGRTAVLKRDSKLAVVPIGYGDGYPRSLSNHMVMEIHGVLCPIVGRVCMDMCMVDVTDLPDVKPGDIALVYGPELTEKAADLTGTIVYELLCDLNPRVPRVYLP
- a CDS encoding type II toxin-antitoxin system PemK/MazF family toxin; the encoded protein is MYVDNSVKRGDIFYADLSPVVGSEQGGVRPVLIVQNDTGNRHSPTVIAAAITSQTGKAKLPTHIPLSALSCGLPKDSIVLLEQIRTLDKRRLREHMGKVDEKAMKKVDNAIAVSFGLHPETMV